Sequence from the Strix uralensis isolate ZFMK-TIS-50842 chromosome 1, bStrUra1, whole genome shotgun sequence genome:
TGCTTCTTGCACTTTTTTGGTTATTTATTCCCCTTAAGGAAACTTTCACTCTGCCCACCAGAAAAGTATGTAGAGATGATGGTTTGAGATGATGCTGGAACAGCAAATAAGGCAGGCACCAATGAGGTGGGTGCAAAAGAAAGCAAGATTGTAAATTCTTCTCAGATTGCAGTACCTTGCAGTCACATCGCGCAGAGGATGTCTAaaacctctccctctccctcccattcctccccccacctccccacacTGGTCACACAGCTCTGTCTTTCACTCCATTCAGATCACCAGGCACTGTGTGAATGCTGATTTAGCCTTTACTAGTTACCCACTAAGAACGGCTTTTTTTCACTTCTACCTGGAATTATAAAGGTGTTTCCATACTCTTTATGTAAAGACTTTTGAAAATAGTTACAAAATACTAAAGCCACTTAGAGTGCAGTACCTCTTAATCTCTTTGCATAGGTTAAAACTAGTATTGCCTTGAAAAGTGAGTGCTAAAGtaaaatatgactgaaaaatgTCTCATCACACTCACCAAAAGTGTagtaaatgcaagaaaaatttGGTTTACTTTTTGGGGGGTttacctctccctcctccccttcctttcaCGCCATTCTcccaagaaacagaaaagtactTTTTGCATGCCAGCTAGCATTACATGAATAGAGCTACTccagtttcttttcagaaagaaaaaaatcagctcaaaCATAAGACTACCAGCTTCCTaaagggcagaaagaaaaaaacacaaagcaaaacaaaagcaagagaaTGAATTTCCATAGTTTTGATGTACATTGTTTAAAATGGGGTATTTTTCGGTTAGGGATGAGGCCTTACCCAGGACATATTTCCCCTTCCCTCAAGTTCCCAgaagtaacaacaacaacaaaatctagCTTTTCCTTCTAGATGTTACCATTATTGTAGTCTGCTTATGCTTTGTcttcttgaaaaaataaataatgaaaccTTTGTAAAAGGAAAATCATCCACAGcttaaataaataatatctaTAAATATTGTCTTAGTGGTAACTATATAATACTGCAAGTGCATCACTGAACAGATTAATGTGATGAAAGAGATCTTTTGTGTTACATATTTTACTCAGTTAAATGTTTATGTTCCCCTTCAAGTGAAAACTTACAATTCCCAAAAGAGCAACAATAAGCTTGAAAAATCAGGTTAGACGTCAGCAGCTGACTATTAATAACCATTCTCTTCGCTAATATTTGTTTGCCCGGGGCAGCCAGTGTCCATAATCAGCATTCATCTTTCATCCTCCTCAGCTGGGCTGTCTGGCAGGTGCTGGGTGGGGTAAACACTGAGGGGTCGGCAATGCCCAGCTGTAGATCAAAAAAGCGAGTGGAGGTTGTCACGCTGTAGTTCTTCGTATAGGTTTCCTGTACTGGGTAACAGTCTTTGACTGTGTAAACGCCGACCCAGGATTCCACTGTAACCAAGCAGAAATGCGACTACTTTAGATGACATGAATGAATGTGTCACAATGATGTCAGTCAAAAAAACAGCCACTCCTCAAGCCTATAGGCTGGAACTGCCCATAGTTCTGTCCTTATGAATGGCAACACCAAGAAAGGCCACAAAACTGGTATAATTTGGACACCACAATGATCTTAAACCTGAACATCTTGGTGTCAAGCACATTTCAAATCATGATACCATCATGGCATCAGTACGTCACCTTTCAAGTATACGTCTACTGAAGGATCGTCACTTCTGCTTAGTCCCAAATTTAGCTGTGTTCTGCACAAGTCTGATCTCTCTCATCTCTCATGCCACTTTCACGTCAGCACTTACTTCATTAGTAAAGCaatgtaatgctttttttcccagaggGCAAATTTTGGTGCTATCAGCTTGGGTAGCACAGGGGCATTTCACCTTACACTCTTGACAAGTTCAAAGGTGTGattactgaaaacagtgttggcCCTCCACACAGCCTTTGGCACTCTACAACACTTAGTCCCCCTAACTATGTGGCACATCTGATTCCTTTCTGTGCACAGGAAGTTCTGCACTCACTACCCAaagaagcacagaatcacagaatcattcaggttggaaaagacccttgggatcatcgagtccaaccatcagtcctactctacaaagttctcccctataccatatccccaacatctcatctaaacgcTTAAAGCACTTCTCTGCTGCGCTGGGGACTCCTCTGCACCACAACTGACAGACACAGCAACTTGCTTCCACAGCTTCTGGTCCTCTATAATCTTAACTGTCATTCTTACACTGATGATACTCACCACATCTTTAATCCAAATAGACACGACCTTGCTTCACCTTTTTCCATCTTACTGTCTTAAGTGCAGAGGGTTTGTCTCATTAAAAGAGCAACATTCCCAAATACAACTCCAGTACCTCTGTCTTGTTTTAACTCACTCCTTCCATTTACCATCATCTATTCATATCATCATTatcatgttaattttttaaattcctaTTCCTCTCAAACATTTCTACCAGTTCATTATTTCAGGACTTCACTCAATGCTGATCTCTTCCACATACGTGATGTAGTAAGTCAGTCCCTTTTTTTAACTTAGTTTAATTCCACGATGTGCTTATCTCAGAGGTGTTCCTTCACTCTCTTTCCCCCTCAGCCTCTGCCTCACCTCTACGTTCATCACTATGATATTTCTGTAGTCAATACTATCAAAATGGTTTCCTTTGATTACCCTTcacttttaaatctattttattaaCCCCATGCACCTCTTCTGTGATCTTTCTTTACCCCTTCCCTTGTACACCACTTCATCCAGTTGGTTTATGTATTTGACATCTCTTGATAGCAGAAACTCATGAGGTTACAATACAAAATTACCTACTGAGATCATAAATCAGTTCCTCTGAGTGATGCCTGTAACAACTTTTTTCAGTCCCAAGGAGGTTTATTTTCTCACACTCAGTAGCAAttgaacatatttattttctgtcctttcagtATTGTGTCATACGCTGTACCGCAACCACATTATCAGAAATAGATAAGGTGTGACATGAAACACACATACAGTACCTAAAGAAAGGGTGGCAAGCTGTGCAGTATATGAACATACCTCTCCAGGGCATCCTAATATACCAAAAACATTCTGGCCTCAATGAGTTTGGATTTGACTATCCAGAAATGGAAGCTTGTTTTCCTCAACAAATCTTCTATCAgaattttgaataaaaaattaaagtaaaatatgaTGCTACCAAGCCTACTTTCTTTTATGATGTATGTGTTCAGCTGCCAAGTGCAGAACTGAGCCTTGAGAACAGATATTTCTTACTAGTGTGGCAGATAACAAAATTTAGGTGCACATTAAGAATGTCCATTGCTGCAGAAACATTTATTGGATGTATTCTATGATATCATCTGATAGTAGTGTGTAGACACACAGTGACACTTGCTTTGTTTCTATTATGCACTCTCTAGTTTGAGTGTGCCCCTAATTATATTACCAGTTCTTCTTTAGATCAATTTTGGATACCAGCTGCTAGATTCAGAGGCAAAATGATGCTGTTCCATGCCAAAATCTGTATAATATGAACTAAAATACAATCAAGTCCCTTGATCCATCTGAGATATgaaattttcttaataaaatgcaTTGATAATAAAATGATATGTTGTGCACagggtatatttattttttcttccagcaaacTTCATAAACTATGGAAAGCTGGGGTGaaacatgaataattttatttttccctgggTAGCAGAGACAATGATTATTATTAAGATGAAACAAAAGCATGCACATACATTTCCTGGCTGGTTTTCTGTCAGACCATTCCTGTACCATAATTTTGTCTCCAGGTCCCCCAATGTAGTATTGATCTTCGTAAGTTGAATTGGCAGGAATATCATATGGATCCCATGGCTCTGTCAGAGCAATCTTTGAGCAAAGCTTTGTAACTTGTTCAATCTGAAACATCACTGCATCTTTGTAGAGCAATATATACTCAAagaatctgaaatattaaaaaaaaagcagttaatatATATAGTCTTTTTCTATACTCAGCAAGGAACACTGCTGATAAGTAAGCTTGCCTTTGACTTCTCAGTATAAGATCATTTTCACTTACATTAAACTTTGCCAAACTTTGAGAA
This genomic interval carries:
- the EPDR1 gene encoding mammalian ependymin-related protein 1 encodes the protein MARAAGGLRPGPGPGLGLVLRLGLLGGLLLRGGGAAAGGGGGAEPCQAPRQWEGRTVSYEHGTGRNTRAAVSYDGPNQRLRILEERKALIPCKKFFEYILLYKDAVMFQIEQVTKLCSKIALTEPWDPYDIPANSTYEDQYYIGGPGDKIMVQEWSDRKPARKLESWVGVYTVKDCYPVQETYTKNYSVTTSTRFFDLQLGIADPSVFTPPSTCQTAQLRRMKDEC